A region of the Exiguobacterium aurantiacum DSM 6208 genome:
TTAACTTATTTACGATCTTTTTGGTATGTGCTCGTGCCCGCCGCACTTGAGACGACGTCACGCGATAATGCGTCATGGATGATGCGCGCTTGCTCTTGTTTGTGGGCTGTCGGATTTCCTTCGGCCGGACTTGACCGGCGGCGACGACCGATATAACGGACGTTCAAGCGGTTCGATGTGACTGCTTCGAGGCGCGGCTCGATGTACGTCCATGCCCCCATGTTTTTCGGTTCTTCTTGTACCCAGACGATTTCTTTCGCGTTCGGATAACGGCTGATGACGTCACGAATCTCACGCACCGGGAACGGATAAATCTCTTCGACACGGATGATGTGCAAGAAGTCGAGCGACTCCTCAGACTTCATCGTCGCTTCTTGGAGATCGATCGCCATCTTCCCTGAACAGAAGACGAGACGTTCGACTTTGTCCGGCGTCTCCCCGAGACCTGGTTGCTCGACGATCGGGCAGAAGCTGCCGTCTGCCAAATCTTCGACCGGCGAGGCTGCGAGCGGATGACGAAGCAGGCTCTTCGGTGTCATGATGATCATCGGACGAACTTGTTCTGTCCCGAGCATCTTCGCTTGGCGGCGTAAGATGTGGAAGTATTGAGCGGCCGTCGACAAGTTGGCGACTGTCCAGTTCTTCTCTCCGGCGAGTGTCAAATAGCGTTCCATCCTGGCACTCGAGTGCTCAGGGCCTTGTCCTTCATAGCCGTGCGGCAAGAGCATGACGAGACCAGACTTCTGTCCCCATTTGGCCCGTCCGGCCGAGATGAACTGGTCGAACATGACTTGCGCGGAGTTGGCGAAGTCACCGTACTGCGCTTCCCACAAGACGAGCGTGTCTTGGGCGAAGACGTTGTATCCGTACTCGAAACCGAGCACCGACCCTTCCGAGAGCGGGCTGTTGAACACAGAGAACGAGGCGTTCGCCGTCGACAAATGGTGGAGCGGCGAGAACTTCTTGCCGGTCTCGACGTCGTTCAACATAATGTTGCGCTGGGCGAACGTACCGCGTTCAGAGTCTTGACCGCTCAAGCGGATCGGTGTCCCGTCCGAGATGATGGACGCATAGGCGAGCGTCTCGGCATGACCCCAATCGACTTTTCCATTTTCCCCGAACGCGTCACGGCGACGATCGAGCACTTTTTGAAGTTTGTGGAACACGCCGAACCCTTCCGGCCATTCGAGAAGATCGTCGTTCAATCGTTTGAGTACATCACGGTCGACGGACGTCTCGACAGACGGGAAGCCTTTATGGACCGCTTCCGGCAAGACGATATCCGCGTCTTCTTCTTCGGCCGGTACGAGGTCTCTGGCCGACTTGAGCCGTCCCTCGATCGATTGCTCGATTTTCGCCTTGTCTTCTTTCGTCATGACGCCTTCGGATTCAAGACGGTCAGCGTAGACGTGACGGACCGATTGGTGGCCTTTGATTGCTTTGTAGAGCACCGGGTTCGTGTTCATCGGTTCGTCCATCTCATTATGGCCGTAACGGCGATAGCCGACCAAGTCGACGAGGATGTCTTTATGGAATGTGGCACGGTATTCGCTGCATAGCTTGGCGACGGCGATACAAGCTTCCGGATCATCGGCGTTGACGTGGAACACCGGGATCTCATATCCTTTGGCGATGTCACTCGCGTAACGCGTCGAGCGCGAGTCGCTCGGGTCGGTCGTGAAGCCGATCGTGTTGTTGGCGATGACGTGAACCGTTCCGGCCGTGCGATACCCTTTCAAGTTCGTCATGTTGAGTGTCTCAGCGACGATGCCTTGGCCTGGGAAGGCGGCATCCCCGTGAATCAAAATCGAGGCGGCTTTGTCGTCGTGCTGGACGGCCATCCCTTTTTCAGAGCGATCGTCTTGCGCGGCACGTGTGTATCCTTCGACGACGGCACCGACGAACTCGAGGTGACTCGGGTTGTTGGCGAGGTTCAAACGGACTTCTTTTTTCTCTTCAAGTACTTTCCGGTCGAGGCCGAGGTGATACTTGACGTCCCCTGACCAGCCGAAGTTGATGCCGATTGAGCCTTCTGACGGGATCAGCTCTTTGTTCGGCGCGTGTTGGAACTCGGCAAAAATCATCTCATACGGTTTCCCGAGCACATGCGCGAGGACGTTCAAGCGTCCCCGGTGCGCCATCCCGATGTTGATATGTTCCGACCCGCTCGAGATGAGTCTGCCGACCATCGCGTCAAGGAGCGGTACCATCGCGTCGAGCCCCTCGATCGAGAACCGCTTTTGACCGACGTACGTCTTATGAAGGAACGACTCGAACAGTTCTGTCTCGGCCAGGCGTTCAAACAATTCGATTTTCTCGTTCTTCGACAGTTTCGCTTTGAGCGCCCCTTGCTCGATGCGACGGCGAATCCATCGTTTCTCTTCCATGTCATCTAAATGACGGAGCTCGATGGCGACCGTGTCCGTGTAGACGTCAAGCAAGTGACGGACGAGCTCGAGCGCGTTCGCGCCGGCCTTCGGCACATCTTCTGTCAATAAGTGGGCCGGGATCTGTGTCAAGTCCGCTTCTTCTAACCCGTACCGATCGAACGCAAACAAGCCGTGTTCGCGCGGGTGGTCTTTGAGCGGGTAGATATCAGCCGCTTTATGGCCGAGTGCCCGAATGTCATTGACCAGCCGTGTCGCTGCCACGACTTTCTCTAAATCAAATGAAGCGGCCGGAGTTTCTGGCAATGCCGTTTCCGGTGCCCCGTGCTCGTCAAAGTAACGACGCGTCTCCGCATCGACTGATTCTGGGTCTTCCAAATATTGCTCGTACAATTCAACGATGTAGCCTAAGTTTGGACCATAAAATGATTGCAACGCTTCGTGACCGTTCGACGACTCTCCCATTGAATAAATCCCCCTATCCGTTCCTATGCGCCCTTGTGTGTGAACGCTTTCATTTTAACATTAAGCACGAAGCAGTTCATCCTTCTGATTCGCACTAGATAAAGAGCCAAATCTTGCCTCTTACTCTCCCCTCCATACTACACCTTTCCAGCTCGAAAGACCCATTCAAATTCACAATTCGTCCATACTATTTCAATAAGTTTTCCTTATCGATAAAATGTGAACCGACAGCTCCGTTTCATCCATTTCAAAAAAAGGTGAAACCTTGTTTCAGTCTGCTCCGTAATACCGTTGTAAGCAAGTTGGTAAATACTCTCAACGAAAGCTAGGTGACAGCATGTTAACCGTACAAAACGTACACAAAAAGATGGGTAAGACGAACGTATTGACGAACGTCAGTTTCGAAGTCGTGCCGGGTGAGATTTTTGGGTTCCTCGGTCCGAACGGCGCCGGGAAGACGACGACGATTCGCATCATTACCGGCCTCATGCCGGCGACACATGGCTCCGTGACCGTCGATGGGTTCGACGTCGCGACCGAGCGCCAAGAGGCACTCAGCCGTATCGGGGCAATCGTCGAGAATCCGGCTTTCTATCCGTACTTGACGGGTCGTGAAAATTTGATTCATGCGATGAATTTGATCCCTGGTCTAAAGAAAGTAGATTTGAACGCTCTCGGTGCTCTCGTCGGCCTTGAGATGAAGCTCGATATGAAAGTGAAGCAGTACTCACTCGGGATGAAACAACGGCTCGGGATCGCCCGGGCGCTCTTGCACAACCCGAAAGTACTCATCTTGGATGAACCGACGAACGGTCTCGACCCGGCCGGCATCGCCGACCTTCGCCAGTACTTGCGACACCTCGCCGACCATCGCGGCATCGCCATCTTGATTTCGAGCCATCTGCTCAGCGAGATGGAAATGATCACGGACCGTTTTGCCATCATCGACCAAGGGCAAATCAAATCCGTCCAAGGCGGCGAAGGCGAACCGAAGACCGAAAGCGTCATCCTTTGTAAAGTCGACCGGGCGCATATGTCCGAAGCGCTCGATGTGGCGGCGCTCGCGTTCGATGACGTCAAGATCATCCAACAGTCGGCCGAGACGTTCATCGTTCCACGTCCGGAAGCCGACATCCCCCATTTGTTGAAACATCTCATCGACCGAGGGATCGGGGTTTATCAAATCGGGATGAAGCACGAGACGCTCGAAGAACAGTTCTTGAAATTGACGAAGAAAGAAGGAGGCACGAACAATGCGTTCATTACTAGCCAATGAGTTCATGAAGTGGAGACGGACGATCAAACCGCTCGTCGCACTCGGAATGTACACCGGGATCATCGTCTTGACGTATTTCATCGTCCGAAGCGGAAATGAGCCAGGGGATGCCGCCACGTTCGTCAACTATGCGACGATGGCCGCCATGACGTTCCTCGGCATCTTCACAATCGTCTTCACGGCCGAGATGATCGGGAACGAGTTAAAGTTCGACACGTTGAAGCATTTGCTCATGAGCCCTTACTCACGCGACCGCATCCTATTATCCAAACTCGTGGCCGCCCTTCTGATCATGCTCGTCCAATTCGTGTTTATCATCGCCGTTTCGTACGGCTTCGCCCTCACGCTGGACGGGAACTTGACGTTCGAGCAGTTCCGTAACATCTTACTGAGCATATCGAGCGGCGTGTTCGTCATCTTCTTGACGCTCATGTTCTCGGTCGTCTTCAAGTCGGTCGGCGTCGTCATCGGGTTTACCGTGCTCGCGAACTTCCTGTCGACGATGATCGGTGGGCTCCTCATCACGTGGAAGCCGGCCATCGCCAAATGGATCGTCTTCCTGCACACGGACTTGTCCGTCTATTACCAAAGTCCCGGCTTCATGGAGACGATGGACGTGACGATTTGGTTCTCGGCGCTGTACGTGTTGATTCATATCATCGCGTTTTATATCGTCACGGCGTTCATGTTCCGCAGTAAAACGTTCGCCGAATAACGGTTAAACGGTCGGATGAAGTGGTACTTCCTATTAGAGATTAGTTTCTAACGAGGAGGAACCTGTATGTCAAAAACCGCTTTACTCATCATCGACATGTTCAACGACTTCGATTTTGTCGGCGGGGACGACCTATTGCGTAACACGGAACCGATCGTCGAGCCGATTTTGAAGCTGAAGCGCCACTTTAAAGACGCGGACTTGCCGGTCATCTACTGTAACGATAACTTTGGCCAGTGGAAAGACAGCACTGAGGACATCGTCCGTCACGTCGAGGCGTCGAAAGGGCGGGACATCGCCAAACGTATCGAGCCGGAAGACAAAGAGTACTTTATCATCAAGCCCCGCCATTCAGCATTTTACGGGACGCAGCTCGACATCTTGCTTCGACAACTCGATGTCGAAAAGATCGTGATGACCGGTGTCGCCTCGGACATCTGCATCTTGTTCTCGGCGAACGACGGCTATATGCGCGAATATGAGCTTCATGTCCCGCGCGACTGTGTCGCCGCAGAGACAGATAAACGGAACGATAGCGCCCTCACCGTCATCTACGAGGCGCTCGGCATTCCGATCGATGACGCGAAAACGTACATCCACGACCAAAAATCGTGACAAAAGCCTCTGTCTGTTGGACACATAATCCCAACATTTCAGAGGCTTTTTTGTTTGTTTTTCAGCTATGCTGAATATATGAAGAAACAATGAAGGATGTGACAACATGTACCTCACGATTGGATTATCGCTACTCGTCTGCTTGATCGCCCTCATCTTCACGATCATGGTCGGCCTCGGCAAAGACAAATCCGAGTATAGCCAAAGGAAGAGTTGGTCAATGGTTTCCTGGATTTATATCATCTTATTGCCGCTCTCGTTTATCGGGCTCGGGCTCCTCTACTATTTCATCACCCGTTGACACGTTCATCGGGATTTTTTTATTTGACCGCGACCGCGATCCCAAACGGGTAATGACGGCCTGTCCGCTTCGGTTCAACGAGCACCCCTCGTTGATAGTAGTATTCGACTGACGTGAAGCGTTCGAACAGCGCTTCAAATTCCGTTTCCGTGAACTGATGCGCGTGAAACGGTTCATTCGTCGGCTGCCCAATCCCTTGTCCGAACGGTGTCGACAAGACGAGTGTCCCTCCCGGCTTTAACAACGCCCACACGTTTTCCATAAACCTCTCAAAATCCGCGACGTGTTCAATCGTCTCAAAGCTGACGATACAGTCGAATTGACCGAGCTGTTCAGGGAGCGTCCGGTCGAGTACGTCCCCGACGACGTAGGTGACGTTCGGATGATGATAGCGACCTTTCGCATAGTGAATCGAGGTCTCGGATACGTCGACGCCGACGACTTCTTTCACGGCCCCTTTTAAGTTTTTCGCGATCAGTTGTCCGCCGTAGCCGCTCCCTGTCGCGAAGTCGAGCACGCGCCCGTTCAAATACAATAATGAAAACTGATAACGGGCGATATGTTCGAGCAACATCCCGTTCATCGGGCTCATTTGATCGGGAATGACCCGTTCTCCCGTATACTCCATTCGCTTCACTCTCTCCTGTTATGACTCCTGTCATCTTACCACGTTCATTCGCGTACTGATTCAAGACAACAAAAAAAGAGAGATGGCACTCTCTCTTTTTCATCATTCATTCTGTTCTTTAAAGCGAAGCAAGTCCGAGTAAATGATCGCGTCGTTCATCTCGAGCACTTTGTTTGCTTCTTCTTCGAGCGGTGTGCACACATCACGGTCGGCGGCGACTTCACCCGTCTCCGCTTCGTAACAGATCGACTGCGTGAAGACATGGTCTTTCGTCACAATCGTCCCGTCACGGAAGATGGCGCGGTCGTTCCGCTCCGGCGCGAACAAATCGTTCCCGAACCCGATTTGGTCCGACGTGTCGATTCCGAGCAAATGCTGAATCGTCGGGTTCATGTCGATTTGGCTGCCGACGCCGTCATGGACGACACCTTCTTCTTGTCCCGGTAAGTGAATCGCGAATGGGACTTGTTGGAGCTTCGCGACGTCATAAGGGGTGATCTCATCTTTCCCAAGCAAGTCGGCCATCGCGGCGTTATGGTTCGTCGAGATGCCGTTATGGTCGCCGTAGACGATGAAGATCGTGTCTTCCCACATGCCGTTCGCCTTCAACTCGTCGATGAACAGTCCGAGCGCGTAGTCCTGATAGGCGAGCGCTTGCGGGAAGTTGTTGAGCGTCGTCGAGTTCGTCTCGAACTTCGGCACGAGCTCATGCTCCTCACTCGGCATCGTGAACGGGAAGTGGTTCGTCAGCGTGATGAGTTTCGCAAAGAACGGCTCCGGTAACTCTTCAATCATCGGCACCGACTGTAAGAAGAACTCATCGTCGAGCAGTCCCCATTCCGTCATGTCGGCCGGGTCCCCGAGGTCGTAACTGTCTTGGTCATAAAACTCGTCGATCCCGATGTTGGCGTACATCTGGTCGCGGTTCCAGAACGATTTGTTGTTCGCATGGAACACGGCCGAGTGATAGCCGTCTTGCTTGAGACGTTCCGGCAACGCATTGTACTCGTTATCGGCGTTCGTGAAGTAGACCCCGCCACGCGGCAATCCGAAGAGTGAGTTGTCGAGCGCGAACTCAGAGTCCGACGTCTTCCCTTGGCCGGTCGTATGGTAGAAGTTAGGCCAGAAGTGCGACTCTTCGATCAGTTTGTTCAAGTTCGGCGTGATGTACTCGCCGTTTGGTGCTTTCATGTGATTCGTAAAGTTTTGAGCCGACTCGAACGAGACGGCGATGACGTTCTTGCCTTTATACTTGCCGAACATCTCCGGGTCCGGCGCTGCATAATTCTGACGCGTATACGATTCAATCTCCGCGAGCTCGGAACCGTCGGCCATCGCTTTTTGCGCCGACGTCTTCGTCTGGAGCATCGCGTCGTACACGTGAAAATTGAACGTCCCAAGATTTTTAACTAATAGTTCACGGTCGAACGAGCGCGTGAGCAGCTCTGGACGCTCCGTCTCGGCAAGCGCCAAGTTGAAGCCGAACATAGCGGCAGCCGCTGTGAACGTCGCGATGACACGTTTGCGTGACGCCTTGCCCGTCTCGTTCATCTTCCAAAGCAAGAACGGCAAGACGATCAAGTCTCCTAATAGAAGCAAGTCTTTCCAGGCAAGCAATGATAAAAAGGACGACGATAGCGTCTCTATGTTCGAAGACTGGAACAACACCGGGACGGTCAAAAAGTCCGTAAACTCTCGGTAATATGTCGTGTCAGCGAACAAGATGAGCGATGAAATGGCGTACAAAATATAGAGCGCCCACTTTCGCTTGTTCCCTCCGAAGAAGAAACTGAACGCGAACAAGAATAGCGTCGAACTGAGCGGATTGATCAATAAGATGAACGACTGCATCGCATTGTCAATCGGGATGTTGAAAAAGAACTGATAGGCGATGGTCGACTTCGTCCAAAGCAGCAAGGTGAACAGCCAAAACAGACGATGTGTCTGGAACGAGTTGACTGTCGCTTGCCGGAACCGAGCCATCTTTCCTTTCGATTGATTCATGGGATTCATTCAAAAACACTCCTTCATGTGTAGATCCATATAGTCGAATCGTGTCTCCACGATTGAACGTACAAACGTATGAGTCGTATTTTAACGTTCCTTTGACCTTAAATCAACCGAAGGAATGTGGGAAATCATCGCAGAGCCCGATATATGTAATGAAAAAACTACCGGCCGATGCGAGGGTACTGAAAAACCTCCGCTCTATCCAATCCCCCTTTTTCATTGCCCTTATCCTGTTTTTTTCTTTTCGGAGGGCAATGATTCGCTTCAGGTTGACCGCGATGATTGCCATCACGCTCTGTAACGTCATGCCTTTCAGGTCTGGCGTCTTGTAGCGCGCCAGACCTTGCGGGTTCTTCAGTTGGCTGTTCTTCGCCTCGATGGCGAAGCGTTTCCGGCGATGGTCCTTGAAATCATCCGTCTGCTCATAGTCGAGTTGGTCGCTGTGTTGCAGTCAGCATAGTCCGAAATGCCAGACGCGTACAGCGCCGCCCGAGGGCACGCCGACTCCCGGGGAATCAGCGGGCAAGGCGAGACCCAGCAGCGACGACGTCGCGATTCGGCTCGACGCCCGCCCCCAGGAAAGCGGCGTGCCGGACAGGGCGGCTGAAGGGCAATGAAAACAGAGGAACGCTATCCCTGCCGGGGCGACGCTCCTCTGTTCAAAATCATTTAAAGTTTTTCAGTGCCCTCGCCGATGCCGGTAGTTTTCATTAACCGATGATGTCCATCCAAATCTTGACCGTGCTCGCTAAAATGAGGAGCGCCAAAATAAGTTGGAGCGACTTCGTCTTCATGTTCTTCCCGACACTCGCCCCGATCGGTGCCGCGATCAAGCTGGCGATGATCATGATGAAGGCCGGCTCCCACACGATTTGGTCGGTGATGATTTTACCGGCTGTCGATCCGATCGATGAGATGAAGGTGATGGCGAGCGAACTCGCAATCGCCATTTTCGTCGGAATGCGCAAGACGACGAGCATGATCGGCATTAAGATGAACGCCCCCGCTGCGCCGACGATGCCTGAGGCGATCCCGACGACGAACGCTGACCCGGCGGCGATGACTTTATTGAACGTCACTTGATCGAGCGGGACGTTCTCGACGTTCGCTTTCGGCAGGAACATCATGACCGTCGCGATCGTGGCCAGGACGGCGTACACGACGTTAATCAAGTTCTCCGACAAGAGCGTCGACCCGTAACCGCCGATGAAACTCCCGATCAACACCGCCACACCCATGTAAAGGATGAGCTGCTTGTTCAAGTATCCACCTTTTCGGTACGCGTAGATTCCCCCGATCGTCGCGAAGAATACTTGAATCGCGCTGATCCCGGATACCTCATGCGCGCTGAACGCGACAAATCCAAGGAGCGGCGGAATGTACAATAACATCGGATATTTGATGATCGAACCGCCGATGCCGACCATCCCCGAGATGAACGACCCGATGAATCCGATTAAAAAGATGGTAATGATAAACCCTAACTCCATAAACAATCCTCCAGTTCCCTACTTGCGAGAAGTAAGTTCTATTTCTGTTCCCAGGCGATCATGCCGCCGGTCACGTCATAAATTTCAGTATACCCCCGGTCGTTCAACAAGCGTGCAGCTTGGGCGCTCCGGTTTCCGCTTCGACAGATGATATAGATGGGGTCATCTTTCGCATAGGGCAATTCGGTCTCATTTAATGTAGAAAGTGGTGCGTTCACCGCTCCCTCTATATGCCCCCCCTCGTATTCCTCCACTTCACGGACATCTATTAAGGTGATATCATCGTTTTCCAATCTGTTTTGTAATGTTTCGACGTCGATTTTAGTAATTTCTCCCTTATTTGATGTGAATAGTACGATTAAAAGGGTCCCGACTACTAAAACTGACAACACCATCACGATTTTACGCATTTATTTCGCCTCCAATCTTTCTGCTTGCATTGAGTATACCTTAGGGGGTATATTAAAGCCAACGAAAGATTCTCGTTGCCAAAAAAACCTGATCAATGAAAAGGAGATTATGACCACATGAAAACCATTTCTACGACTGAACTCGAAACGTTGCTAAACGCTGATGACTCGCTCAATTTGATTGACGTTCGTGAAACGGACGAATATGCGGGCGGTCACATTAAACAAGCGAAAAACGTACCGCTCTCTGAATTCGGGGCGAAAGTCGATGAGCTTGACCGTTCGAAACCGATTCACGTCATTTGCGCGGCCGGTGGACGTAGCATGAACGCGGCGGCTTATCTCGATTCGCTCGGCTTCGACGTCGTCAACGTCGACGGTGGCATGATGAGCTGGACGGGTGAGACAGTTTAATTACTTCTTTATATAAAATTCAACGAAACTACTGATGTTTACAGTCAACTATTCTAGGGGGTACTTCACATGTTATTACGTTATTTCTATGATGAAAAATTAGCACAAGCTTCATATATGGTCGGTTGCCAGATGACAGGCGAGGCCGTCGTCATCGACCCGGCCCGCAACATCACACCTTACTTGCAAGAAGCCGAAAAAGAAGGTATGAACATCGTCGCCACGGCAGAGACACACATTCACGCCGACTTCGTCTCAGGGTCACTCGAGCTCGCCAAGCGCACTGGTTCGAAAGCGTACTTGTCAGATGAAGGCGACGCTTCGTGGAAGTATGCCTTCGCGAAAGACATCGACTCACAACTCGTCAAAGAAGGCGACACGTTCAAAGTCGGTAACGTCACGCTCGAAGTCATGCACACACCAGGTCACACGCCAGAACATATCTCGTTCTTGCTCTACGACCGCAACCAGACCCAACCGATGGGTATCTTCACAGGCGACTTCGTCTTCGTCGGCGACATCGGTCGTCCTGACTTGCTCGAAGAAGCAGCCGGTGTGAAAGGCACGACAGCGATCGGCGCCGAGCAAATGTTCGATTCGCTCAACAAATTCAAAGCTCTTCCTGACTTCGTCCAAGTATGGCCTGGCCACGGTGCCGGCAGTGCTTGCGGAAAAGCGCTCGGCGCGATCCCAACATCGACGGTCGGTTACGAGAAAGCGACGAACTGGGCGCTTCAAATGACAGACAAAGATGCGTTCATCAAAGAGTTGACGACGGACCAACCGGAGCCGCCGAACTACTTCGCGATGATGAAGAAAGTGAATAAGGAAGGCATCGAAGTGACGAACACTCTTCCACGTCCGGAAGTCGTCGGTGCTGACCGTCTCGACAAGCTTGTGAACGACACGCAAGTCATCGATACACGTAGAGGCGAAGATTTCGCCAAAGGTCACGTCCCGGGCACGATCAACATCCCATACAACACGAAGTTCGTCTCATGGGCTGGCTGGCTCGTCAACTTCGACGAAGACATCACGCTCATCGCGAGCGCTGACGACGTCGAGCAAGTTCAAATCGACTTACAATCAATCGGCATGGATAAACTCCGCTACATCGTTCCTGTCGAAGAGCTCGGTCAAGAGCTGTTGACGGAAACGTACACGGACGTGACGGCCGAACAAGCGATCGATTCAGCTGAAAAAGGTGACGTCTTCGTTCTTGATGTCCGTAACGCGACAGAATGGAACGCAAGCCACTATGAGAAAGCCGAACGTATCTTGCTCGGAAAACTCGCACGCGACCACGAAGGTCTCCCGACAGACAAAACGATCGCCGTCCACTGTGCGTCAGGCGTCCGTTCACGCATGGCAGCGAGTGTCCTCCAATCGCTCGGCTACAAGGATATCCAAAACATCCTCGGTGGCTATGGCGCGATGAAGACAGTCCTCAATGCAGAACAAATTCGCTAATGCTATACTAAAAACAAAGAAAGCGCCCACTCGTTTGGGCGCTTTTTCTCTAGGAGGGATCATTTGATTGCAATCGGCCCACTGAACATCCGACTCGACTTGCTCGTATTCATGGTCAGTCTGCTCGTTCTCTACATCGGCTTCAAAAAAATCGGTTTGACGGAAAAAGAGCGTGACGCGGTCCTCGGCACTTGGTTCGCCGGCTTCCTTGCTTGGAAAGGGAGCGCCATCGTGATCGGTCTGATCTCGACCGGCAGCTTGTCACTTGCCCTGTATGCGACCGGTGGAAACTGGTCGGTCGCCATCGCCGCGCTCGTCATCGGACTGTTCGTCTTTCGGCTCGACAAGCGGCTTTATGGCTATTGGACGTTGTCCGGTCTCGTCCTTTGGCTCGGTGTGACGCTTACCGTCCCGCGTTACGCCTCGCTTCCACTCATCGCTTCACCCCAGCCGCTCCACTTGTACACGGCCGGGCTCATCGTCTTATTGATTATTTTAACGTGGCGCTGGATGCGGACGCCATCGCTCGGTTTATTGGTTTGGACGGCGGTCGGGGCATCGGCCATCTGGCTCGCGAGCACGTATGTGACGACGACGCTGAACCTGTCGTGGCTCGTGCCTTTCACAGCATTAATCGCCCTTGCCGTTTACCTTGCGAGACCGTCGCGCCGTGTCGTGCAATACGGACTCGGGGCCCTCGTCCTCCTCGCCGTCGTCAATGCGAGCTTGCCGGACGAGACGAAGACGCTCGACTCGAACACGACGGAAGCGACGGGACTGAACATCGGCCAAGTGCCCCCGAATTTTGAGTTGAGACGAACGGACGGCAGTACGTTCCGCTTGGAAGATTTACGCGGACAGCGCGTCGTCATCAACTTCTGGGCGTCTTGGTGCCCCCCTTGCCGTGCCGAAATGCCCGACATGGCCACATTCGCC
Encoded here:
- a CDS encoding cysteine hydrolase family protein; amino-acid sequence: MSKTALLIIDMFNDFDFVGGDDLLRNTEPIVEPILKLKRHFKDADLPVIYCNDNFGQWKDSTEDIVRHVEASKGRDIAKRIEPEDKEYFIIKPRHSAFYGTQLDILLRQLDVEKIVMTGVASDICILFSANDGYMREYELHVPRDCVAAETDKRNDSALTVIYEALGIPIDDAKTYIHDQKS
- a CDS encoding LTA synthase family protein, with the protein product MNPMNQSKGKMARFRQATVNSFQTHRLFWLFTLLLWTKSTIAYQFFFNIPIDNAMQSFILLINPLSSTLFLFAFSFFFGGNKRKWALYILYAISSLILFADTTYYREFTDFLTVPVLFQSSNIETLSSSFLSLLAWKDLLLLGDLIVLPFLLWKMNETGKASRKRVIATFTAAAAMFGFNLALAETERPELLTRSFDRELLVKNLGTFNFHVYDAMLQTKTSAQKAMADGSELAEIESYTRQNYAAPDPEMFGKYKGKNVIAVSFESAQNFTNHMKAPNGEYITPNLNKLIEESHFWPNFYHTTGQGKTSDSEFALDNSLFGLPRGGVYFTNADNEYNALPERLKQDGYHSAVFHANNKSFWNRDQMYANIGIDEFYDQDSYDLGDPADMTEWGLLDDEFFLQSVPMIEELPEPFFAKLITLTNHFPFTMPSEEHELVPKFETNSTTLNNFPQALAYQDYALGLFIDELKANGMWEDTIFIVYGDHNGISTNHNAAMADLLGKDEITPYDVAKLQQVPFAIHLPGQEEGVVHDGVGSQIDMNPTIQHLLGIDTSDQIGFGNDLFAPERNDRAIFRDGTIVTKDHVFTQSICYEAETGEVAADRDVCTPLEEEANKVLEMNDAIIYSDLLRFKEQNE
- a CDS encoding ABC transporter permease, which translates into the protein MRSLLANEFMKWRRTIKPLVALGMYTGIIVLTYFIVRSGNEPGDAATFVNYATMAAMTFLGIFTIVFTAEMIGNELKFDTLKHLLMSPYSRDRILLSKLVAALLIMLVQFVFIIAVSYGFALTLDGNLTFEQFRNILLSISSGVFVIFLTLMFSVVFKSVGVVIGFTVLANFLSTMIGGLLITWKPAIAKWIVFLHTDLSVYYQSPGFMETMDVTIWFSALYVLIHIIAFYIVTAFMFRSKTFAE
- a CDS encoding ABC transporter ATP-binding protein, with amino-acid sequence MGKTNVLTNVSFEVVPGEIFGFLGPNGAGKTTTIRIITGLMPATHGSVTVDGFDVATERQEALSRIGAIVENPAFYPYLTGRENLIHAMNLIPGLKKVDLNALGALVGLEMKLDMKVKQYSLGMKQRLGIARALLHNPKVLILDEPTNGLDPAGIADLRQYLRHLADHRGIAILISSHLLSEMEMITDRFAIIDQGQIKSVQGGEGEPKTESVILCKVDRAHMSEALDVAALAFDDVKIIQQSAETFIVPRPEADIPHLLKHLIDRGIGVYQIGMKHETLEEQFLKLTKKEGGTNNAFITSQ
- a CDS encoding class I SAM-dependent methyltransferase produces the protein MEYTGERVIPDQMSPMNGMLLEHIARYQFSLLYLNGRVLDFATGSGYGGQLIAKNLKGAVKEVVGVDVSETSIHYAKGRYHHPNVTYVVGDVLDRTLPEQLGQFDCIVSFETIEHVADFERFMENVWALLKPGGTLVLSTPFGQGIGQPTNEPFHAHQFTETEFEALFERFTSVEYYYQRGVLVEPKRTGRHYPFGIAVAVK
- a CDS encoding 2-oxoglutarate dehydrogenase E1 component; amino-acid sequence: MGESSNGHEALQSFYGPNLGYIVELYEQYLEDPESVDAETRRYFDEHGAPETALPETPAASFDLEKVVAATRLVNDIRALGHKAADIYPLKDHPREHGLFAFDRYGLEEADLTQIPAHLLTEDVPKAGANALELVRHLLDVYTDTVAIELRHLDDMEEKRWIRRRIEQGALKAKLSKNEKIELFERLAETELFESFLHKTYVGQKRFSIEGLDAMVPLLDAMVGRLISSGSEHINIGMAHRGRLNVLAHVLGKPYEMIFAEFQHAPNKELIPSEGSIGINFGWSGDVKYHLGLDRKVLEEKKEVRLNLANNPSHLEFVGAVVEGYTRAAQDDRSEKGMAVQHDDKAASILIHGDAAFPGQGIVAETLNMTNLKGYRTAGTVHVIANNTIGFTTDPSDSRSTRYASDIAKGYEIPVFHVNADDPEACIAVAKLCSEYRATFHKDILVDLVGYRRYGHNEMDEPMNTNPVLYKAIKGHQSVRHVYADRLESEGVMTKEDKAKIEQSIEGRLKSARDLVPAEEEDADIVLPEAVHKGFPSVETSVDRDVLKRLNDDLLEWPEGFGVFHKLQKVLDRRRDAFGENGKVDWGHAETLAYASIISDGTPIRLSGQDSERGTFAQRNIMLNDVETGKKFSPLHHLSTANASFSVFNSPLSEGSVLGFEYGYNVFAQDTLVLWEAQYGDFANSAQVMFDQFISAGRAKWGQKSGLVMLLPHGYEGQGPEHSSARMERYLTLAGEKNWTVANLSTAAQYFHILRRQAKMLGTEQVRPMIIMTPKSLLRHPLAASPVEDLADGSFCPIVEQPGLGETPDKVERLVFCSGKMAIDLQEATMKSEESLDFLHIIRVEEIYPFPVREIRDVISRYPNAKEIVWVQEEPKNMGAWTYIEPRLEAVTSNRLNVRYIGRRRRSSPAEGNPTAHKQEQARIIHDALSRDVVSSAAGTSTYQKDRK